One Anabas testudineus chromosome 15, fAnaTes1.2, whole genome shotgun sequence genomic window carries:
- the sfxn4 gene encoding sideroflexin-4 isoform X2 produces the protein MDPNLLYWKSQGQSFISRLQIWVNLLDPTSLFCSDAQIQKARASLGSEGKSEKDAAALTLSLSSVHADSGTVLPLIFRPPAFLPISAPLVVASLLPHSSVKPAVFWQFLLQSYTAGFNCANRNSSAEQDKAARLKQFLLIAGTVSYATCAGALPQIFISRLGVRSAPVLTFFRSILPIPLSAALALLSVYTLRNEELETGIQVFDSNGNPVGISKAAGHKAVKETALSRAALFGTTAAVPNLLVLLLKRTKPFQRNPFLVAPFRHISVACVLGLMIPVSFSLFPQLGAIKKEKLEEELQVAAVDGHLFYHRGL, from the exons ATGGATCCTAATTTGTTGTACTGGAAAAGCCAGGGGCAG TCTTTCATAAGTCGGCTACAGATCTGGGTTAATCTCCTCGATCCAACTTCCCTGTTCTGCTCTGAT GCTCAAATACAGAAGGCCCGTGCTTCTCTTGGAAGTGAGGGTAAAAGTGAAAAG GATGCAGCTGCACTGACCCTCTCTCTT TCGTCCGTCCACGCTGATTCTGGGACTGTCCTTCCACTAATTTTCCGCCCCCCAG CCTTCCTGCCCATATCGGCACCTTTG GTGGTTGCCAGCTTGTTGCCACACAGCAGTGTCAAACCAGCTGTGTTTTGGCAG TTTTTGCTGCAAAGTTACACGGCTGGGTTCAACTGTGCCAACAGAAATTCTTCAGCAGAGCAG GACAAGGCGGCACGTCTGAAACAGTTTCTGTTGATCGCAGGAACGGTGTCCTATGCAACATGTGCAGGG gCCCTTCCCCAAATTTTCATTAGCCGACTCGGTGTAAGAAGCGCACCGGTGCTGACCTTCTTTAGGTCAATATTACCGATCCCACTCTCGG CTGCTCTGGCCCTCCTCAGCGTTTACACTCTTAGAAATGAGGAGTTAGAAACCGGGATCCAAGTGTTCGATTCCAATGGAAATCCTGTCGGCATCTCTAAAGCAGCAGGACATAAG gCTGTGAAGGAAACCGCGTTGTCAAGAGCAGCACTGTTTGGTACGACCGCTGCTGTTCCTAATCTGCtggttttgcttttaaagaG AACAAAACCTTTCCAGAGGAACCCTTTTCTGGTTGCTCCTTTCCGCCACATAAGTGTAGCATGTGTTCTGGGCCTGATGATCCCTGTGTCGTTCAGTCTCTTCCCACAGCTGGGAGCG ATAAAGAAGGAGAAGttggaggaggagctgcaggttGCAGCAGTTGACGGACATTTATTCTATCACAGAGGACTTTAA
- the sfxn4 gene encoding sideroflexin-4 isoform X1 yields the protein MDPNLLYWKSQGQSFISRLQIWVNLLDPTSLFCSDAQIQKARASLGSEGKSEKDAAALTLSLSSVHADSGTVLPLIFRPPAFLPISAPLVVASLLPHSSVKPAVFWQFLLQSYTAGFNCANRNSSAEQQDKAARLKQFLLIAGTVSYATCAGALPQIFISRLGVRSAPVLTFFRSILPIPLSAALALLSVYTLRNEELETGIQVFDSNGNPVGISKAAGHKAVKETALSRAALFGTTAAVPNLLVLLLKRTKPFQRNPFLVAPFRHISVACVLGLMIPVSFSLFPQLGAIKKEKLEEELQVAAVDGHLFYHRGL from the exons ATGGATCCTAATTTGTTGTACTGGAAAAGCCAGGGGCAG TCTTTCATAAGTCGGCTACAGATCTGGGTTAATCTCCTCGATCCAACTTCCCTGTTCTGCTCTGAT GCTCAAATACAGAAGGCCCGTGCTTCTCTTGGAAGTGAGGGTAAAAGTGAAAAG GATGCAGCTGCACTGACCCTCTCTCTT TCGTCCGTCCACGCTGATTCTGGGACTGTCCTTCCACTAATTTTCCGCCCCCCAG CCTTCCTGCCCATATCGGCACCTTTG GTGGTTGCCAGCTTGTTGCCACACAGCAGTGTCAAACCAGCTGTGTTTTGGCAG TTTTTGCTGCAAAGTTACACGGCTGGGTTCAACTGTGCCAACAGAAATTCTTCAGCAGAGCAG CAGGACAAGGCGGCACGTCTGAAACAGTTTCTGTTGATCGCAGGAACGGTGTCCTATGCAACATGTGCAGGG gCCCTTCCCCAAATTTTCATTAGCCGACTCGGTGTAAGAAGCGCACCGGTGCTGACCTTCTTTAGGTCAATATTACCGATCCCACTCTCGG CTGCTCTGGCCCTCCTCAGCGTTTACACTCTTAGAAATGAGGAGTTAGAAACCGGGATCCAAGTGTTCGATTCCAATGGAAATCCTGTCGGCATCTCTAAAGCAGCAGGACATAAG gCTGTGAAGGAAACCGCGTTGTCAAGAGCAGCACTGTTTGGTACGACCGCTGCTGTTCCTAATCTGCtggttttgcttttaaagaG AACAAAACCTTTCCAGAGGAACCCTTTTCTGGTTGCTCCTTTCCGCCACATAAGTGTAGCATGTGTTCTGGGCCTGATGATCCCTGTGTCGTTCAGTCTCTTCCCACAGCTGGGAGCG ATAAAGAAGGAGAAGttggaggaggagctgcaggttGCAGCAGTTGACGGACATTTATTCTATCACAGAGGACTTTAA
- the dennd10 gene encoding DENN domain-containing protein 10, with translation MAASETQLMLSVGLIEKDVNGDTLWVWCYPSVSSDLRQVLLSKCCLTQDSRDFHPFVFGQFCRTWYYITTVEVQAPTALNKVTHFSIVVTAKDFNPEKYAALSRILCRMYIKHGSPVKMMEAYITVLTKGICQSDENGSFLIKDYDCRKAYLAGSVKDVVSQFGMETIILYTALMLKKRIIVYHPRIEVLLEFTRVLPALTWHRKDWSILHPYVHLTDIELEDLKKCPGYVAGFVDPEVNNRSDLFDVYVNLPDSVITVSQSAKEAMVMGKLHKDIGHLIVQSAEDTERSDSQVIKDISVKTKEILANLVALADKCEDSKITLEGLKQHHFPPATENFLFHLAAAEQLLRI, from the exons ATGGCAGCAAGTGAAACGCAGCTTATGTTAAGCGTCGGATTAATTG AGAAAGATGTGAATGGAGACACATTGTGGGTGTGGTGCTATCCCTCTGTGAGCTCAGACCTGAGGCAGGTGCTGCTCAGCAAGTGCTGTCTGACCCAGGACAGCCGGGATTTCCACCCCTTTGTGTTTGGTCAGTTCTGTCGCACCTGGTACTACATCACCACAGTGGAGGTGCAGGCACCTACGGCACTAAACAAG GTCACTCATTTCTCAATAGTTGTTACAGCAAAAGACTTCAACCCTGAGAAATATGCTGCACTTAGTAGAATCCTCTGCAG GATGTACATCAAACATGGCAGCCCAGTGAAGATGATGGAGGCTTACATCACCGTCCTCACTAAAGGAATTTGCCAGAGTGATGAAAATGGCTCGTTTCTAATAAAGGACTACGACTGTCGGAAGGCGTACTTGGCAGGTTCTGTCAAAG ATGTGGTGTCTCAGTTTGGAATGGAGACCATCATCCTGTACACTGCCCTGATGCTGAAGAAGAGGATCATCGTCTATCACCCTCGGATTGAAGTGCTGTTGGAGTTTACAAG AGTTCTGCCGGCTCTGACATGGCACAGGAAAGACTGGTCTATCCTGCACCCATATGTGCACCTGACTGATATTGAACTGGAGGATTTAAAGAAATGCCCTG gCTATGTAGCAGGATTTGTAGATCCTGAAGTGAACAACAGATCAGACTTGTTCGATGTGTACGTGAACCTTCCTGACAGTGTCATCACAGTATCCCAGAGTGCCAAAG AGGCCATGGTTATGGGGAAGTTGCATAAGGACATCGGTCACCTTATTGTCCAGTCTGCggaggacacagagagatcAGATAGTCAGGTGATTAAG GACATTTCTGTCAAGACAAAAGAGATCCTCGCCAACTTGGTCGCCCTGGCTGACAAGTGTGAAGACTCTAAAATCACGCTGGAAGGTTTAAAGCAGCATCATTTCCCCCCAGCGACTGAGaatttcctctttcatttggCAGCTGCCGAGCAGCTCTTACGGATatga
- the prdx3 gene encoding thioredoxin-dependent peroxide reductase, mitochondrial — protein MAAVVGRVLRTSTKVVAGGLKVAAARQHGGSGAARILTAPALQRACFSTSSSKWAVAVTQPAPAFKATAVHNGEFKDLSLADFKGKYLVLFFYPLDFTFVCPTEIISFSDKANEFHDVNCEVVGVSVDSHFTHLAWINTPRKAGGLGHIHIPLLSDLNKQISRDYGVLLEGPGIALRGLFIIDPNGVVKHMSVNDLPVGRSPDETLRLVKAFQFVETHGEVCPASWTPESPTIKPTPEGSKEYFEKVH, from the exons ATGGCAGCCGTCGTTGGGAGAGTGCTCAGGACCTCT ACAAAGGTTGTGGCAGGAGGGCTGAAAGTCGCAGCAGCCCGTCAACATGGAGGCTCTGGAGCTGCCAGAATCCTGACTGCTCCTGCACTTCAGAGAGCCTGTTTCTCTACCA GCTCATCCAAATGGGCTGTAGCTGTCACTCAGCCTGCTCCAGCTTTTAAGGCCACTGCTGTCCACAATGGAGAGTTCAAGGATCTAAGTCTTGCTGATTTCAAGGGCAAATACCTGGTCCTCTTCTTCTACCCTCTGGATTT CACATTTGTGTGTCCAACAGAGATCATCTCATTCAGCGACAAGGCCAACGAGTTCCACGATGTCAACTGTGAGGTGGTCGGTGTGTCCGTGGACTCTCACTTCACCCACCTTGCATGGATCAACACTCCACGCAAG GCTGGAGGCTTGGGCCACATCCACATCCCACTGCTGTCAGACCTCAACAAGCAGATCTCCCGAGACTATGGCGTGTTGCTAGAGGGTCCAGGTATTGCACTGAG AGGCCTGTTCATCATTGATCCAAATGGTGTGGTGAAGCACATGAGTGTGAACGACCTGCCTGTGGGCCGTTCACCAGACGAGACGCTTCGTCTGGTGAAGGCGTTTCAGTTTGTGGAGACCCATGGGGAGGTGTGCCCAGCCAGCTGGACCCCAGAATCCCCAACA atcAAACCAACACCCGAAGGATCCAAGGAGTACTTTGAAAAAGTCCACTGA